The window ttagtaaaaaaaaatatataaaaaatgtaataaaacactaatatatcttgattagagaAGTATTTAagcccgagtcaatacatgttagaatcacctttgtcagcaattacagctgtgagtctctaatAGCTTACAAcaccttcaagctctgtcaaattggttgttgatcattgctagacaaccattttcaggtcttgccatagattttcaaacatatttaagtcaaaactgtaacttagcCACTCAGGCACAGTCACGGTAACAgtcagtcttcttggtaagcaactccagtgtagatttggccttgtgttttaggttaatgtcctgctgaaaggtgaattcctctcccagtgtctggtggaaagcagacaaccaggttttcctctaggattttgcaggTGCTTAGCTACATTCCATTTAtgttcttttttatcctgaaaaactccccagtccttaacaattacagccagcatcatgttatggagagcggtactcagtaatgtgttattttggatttgccccaaacacaacactttctattcaggacaaaaagtgaattgctttgccacatttttttgcagtattactttagtgtcttgttgcaaataggatgcatgttttggaatatttgtattctgtacaggattcctCCTTTTCACAGaaactacaatgtttttgatctACCTCAGTTTTTtttcctgtcacagccattaaactaactgttttaaagtcaccattggcctcatggtgaaatccctgagcgggaACAGAGTTAGGAatgatgcctgtatctttgtagtgagcGGACCAAGTATTTTTGGGACAGTAGCAGGTTTTCTTACATTGAACAAAATTCTCTATTGAAgtctttttttctcctcaaacAATCAAGGATGATCTCACAAGGATAACACAAATCTTCTTAACACGAATAAGGAACACACGGTGAGTAACTTTTAACTATAACATAAATCACGGTTGTGTCACCGCCTCAACTATCCATTTGTGGAGAGCTCCTTTCGGGTGGTGGTGTGGATCCGTGGTTGCCATTCCCAAGAGGTAATTTGTCCTCTTCTCCCTTCCGTCAGGTGAATCCGCTCCTTTGGAGAATGAATCACTCTTTTTTTTCCTccagtctccctcttctctcttgtaGGGGGAAGAAAATAGGTGATTAGTACTGTCAGCTGTGCTTAAACTGCCTCTGATCACCTTCACTCACATGCCGGGCTGGGCTACTATCCGTGGGACCAGCCTGCCCCCTGGTGCTCCTTCCAcagtagtgactgggtgtgttgatgcCCCATCTAAAgtttaatgaataacttcaccatgctcaaagagatattcaattgATGCTTTTTTTTTGTACCCAtccaccaataggtgctcttctttgcgaggcattggtctttgtggttgaatctgtgttaaaATTcacctgctcgactgagggaccttacagataattatgtgtgtggggtacagagatgaggtagtcattaaaaaaagaatgtcaaacactgttattgcacacacaattagtccatgcaacttatgtgacttgttatgcacatttttacttctacactttaggcttgccataacagtggttgaatacttgactcaacaCATTTGTTTTTTGATGAAtaataaacaattttaaaaaacaattagaGTGAcaaaaaatactatttgaatccattttaaattcaggctgtaacaacaaaatgtggaaaaggtcaaggggtgggaatactttctgaaggcactgaaacTGCAAGGCAGAAACTGAACTTCTGCTGCAGAAATAAGTCAATAGACACGATTCCAGTGGTTACACCTTTCTTTTTATTGAGATTACCTTGACAGTCACAAAGTTACCAAATGGAGCCCATTGAAACATTGAAGCGGAGGGGGCAAGCCCCCAGgactctccctccccatctctcaggGTGTGGCATGACATAGTGGGCATTGACCAGAGAAAGAGACTaggtctgaaatggcaccctattgcctatatagtgcactacttttggccagggcccatggggttttgggaatagtgtgtcattacagacagccagagagataGGGTTTTTCAGAAGTTAGCAGAACCAATTTTAGTGTTAATTAGTAGAATGTAGTGACAGAGGAAAAAGAGAATGGAAACTTTGTAGTGTCACTCAGTGTTTGTTGCAACTGCTCAGACAATCTGATAGCCTTTGTTTAATACACACAAAAGCCATGATGGAAGTAGAAGGAATATGGGAGGAAGAGGAATGCTATCTCAAGCCGCACTCAGTGGAaagttttaaaatgttaatttgaAATGCAAGCAGTCCAAGTCTAGTAGGCTGAGAGGAGTTGAGCActcagggtgccatttgggatcgaGACTAAAAGTAATGTACTAtacagggagccatttgggacgcaggccatctctcgctctctggtaACACACACCATTGTTCCATAAATCCAAACCCCTTCATTAAACGGATTTCAAAATGAAGTTGTAAACAATATTTTTGTATGGGTGGGGGAATCAGTGCACATGGAGTATAGCGGTTTATTGAAgcttaaaaggatagttcacccaaattacgatttggttttcttaccctgtaagcagtcttcGGACAAGGTATGAGAGCAagccatgctttggtttagtttccctggcaccgtTGCTacatgctaacattttagcatttggGCCACAAGTCCCATTGAAGTCTTGGGACCGATATTAGCAATTTTTacgcatattttttttaattgaacctttatttaactaggcaagtcagttaagaacaaaatcttattcaTCATGTCCAAATGTATGAACATGATGTATGACAAATGCCAATattggtcccatgacttgaatgagaTTTGTGCTaaaaatgctaaaacgttagcacgTAATAACAGTGCCAGGGAAAGTAAACCAAAGCATGTtgttgtcataccttgtccatagactggcttacagggtaaggaaaccaatgccAGTGTAatgtgggtgaactatccctttaactggACAAGAAATACACCCATGCTAATGTAAAGCGCATGGGAGGGTCAGAATTCCAGACTCCTAAAAGATGTTGAGCAGAACATGGTCCTGGGGAAGAAtagcaacacagacacacacagagatccgCTCAACTGAGTCTCCTAAACAGACACCGTCACTAACAGCAGACTCTTGAGACCGTAACAACTGGCTCTGCTCGATCCATACAATATAgaaatgtgtttatatatatttatattcagaCAGATGTATGCCGTTCTCAGTTGGTCAATGAATTTTGTTTGTTCCTAAAACTGACAATTTCGGTCACACAGAATGAATCTCTGCAGCACTTAGACAGAAAACAACAGGAACCACAGATAAAACATCTTCATTGTTATATCTGCGTAAATAGAGGAATCATAAATGACAATGACACTAACTCACAGCTATTGAAATAGTAGAGGACTTGAGTGTAGGAAAAGACAGTGAGCGAGACGGAATGGGGGCCAGAGAGCTTTAGAGAAGCACGACAAAGCACTAATTACAAAAACACAAGACGATTCATCACTAATATACTAAAGGGAAGGCGGGGTgttacaaaaaacaaaacgtatataaaatgtattgaaaatggcATGACACTTAATGGATGCATCTACACTGCATACTGCTGCAAACTACACACTAGGCTAAAGAGGGACTCCACCGGTTGGATATACAGATACAGGggcagggctggggagagagaggtaggacaGGAGAACAGAAGAgcgacacacacactactacaccagCATCAAGAGAGGGAGGGTAGCAGTTACCCCTAAGCCAATGACACATGGTCAGATCTGTGGTTATTGGCAAGGGGTACAGTCATCCACTAATTCAGTGCCATGAGGAATAGACGGGTAGAACAGGAATAGTAGACAACTATGGTAATGTAACCTGTGGCTTtaatttgaccagagccctatgttgCTCTGCTCAGTAGTACTATATAAAGAAACTACATTTCATAGGGGTGGAATGGATTTTTTGTTTCGATTAAAAGAGGTCAAAGACCTTTTAGATGCAGATGGTATTTTTTGTACTCTACAGGACGTTTGCAGTATCTATACATTTATGTGTTTAATAATTTCATAATTTTCAACACTTTTGAAAGCATGGTcctgttttttaaaatttgatttcatttgtcAGCCAGCCCATGGGGGAAAAACAGAATCGATGGGAAGGTAGCGATCCCATGTTGTTGTCTTtcgctccctcctccctgttGCACCGCTCTTTCGGCCCGATCGCGAGGGGGGGGGCGGTTAGCAGCGTGTCTCGTAGATGCCGCTGCGGCCGATGTAGCGCACCCATTTGATGACGTCGTGGTCACTGTAGTTCAGCTTGGGCTCGAACACCTTCAGGTAGCGCACCTTGAGCCCGGACGGAGCAAATGGCACCTGGGAGACCATAACAGAACCATAATGACAAATgtcagaaatgtttgcacatcTGGGTCATtcaaccataggagttggctatacagcaccaAACTGCTCTTGAACCCAGCTACAGTAGAGGTGACTGTGTAAAGGAAATAAAAGACCTAATCACCTCAAAGTTCATGGAGATGGGAGGGCGCGCCCACTTCTTCTTGTCGTTGGTGGGCAGCAGCTCGATCTCGGCACTGATCTGAGACTCCTTCATCCCTGCCATACGCTTGATCCTGcagacacacatacccacacacagtTAACACCattccacagcacacacacactagggatgGGCACGGTTAATTCAAATGGTCGTTAGTATTCCAAGtattaagatatatatatatatatatatatatatatacacacagtaccagtcaaaagtttacacacacctacacattcaaaggtttttctttatttttttactattttctacattgtagaatagtgaagagatcaaaactacgaaataacacataagaaattatgtagtaaccaaaaaaagtgttaaacaaatgaaaatatattttatatttgagatttttcaaaggagccacccttcgccttgatgacagctttgcacactcttggcattctctcaaccagattcacctagaatgcttttccaacatatgctgagcacttgttggctgcttttctttcactctgcggtccaactcatcccaaatcatctcaattgggttgaggtcggatgactgcggaggccaggtcatctgatgcagcactccatcactctccttcttggtcaaatagcccttacacagcctggagatgtgccagtttcatcatatcgcttgatggtttttgcaactgcacttgaagaaacgttcaaagttcttaacattttccagattgactgactttcatgtcttaaagtaataatggactgtcgtttctctttgcttattcgagctgttcttgccagaatatggacttggttttttaccgaATGGGGCTAtcttctaaaatatatttagttttgtttaacacttttttggctactaaatgattccatgtgtgttatttcatagttttgatgtcttcactataattctacaatgtagaaaatagtcaaaataaagaaaaacccttgaaagagtaggtgcgtccaaacttttgactggtactgtatatatcgaTTTTTAAGGGGCCCATTTTAACAACTGAGAAAGCTTAGTCTTCATGAAATATTAAATATCAGCGCGACAAAACAAACCCCGGCAAGACGTCACAATGTGCTTTAAGAGTTCTCAAGCGTTGCTTCGATCCGTCAGTATGagacagctggtgttctcatttGCATGTAGGCTACTCTCTACTGTATTATAAAAATTACAATTTACAAGTGGAGTCAGCTATGCACGTTACAGCAGTAAAATATCATTCTAATATATAATTCTAATAATATATAATTCTAATTTACAAGTTCAACAATATAGGCCAACAATATAGGCCACCTACCTCTTGCATTGCAAACACCTGCCTGGAAAAGTCGACCCTCAGCAACTATATATAGCATGTTTGAATTATAAAATTCGCCATCAAAAAAGGTTCCAATATTAAACTCAACATCCAAGAGAAAAACTAgcaactagccagctagcaactCCAGCAAAGTTTTCAAGTAAGTGCGTTCACGTTTATTTGGCTGTAGGCTAATCACCCACCGGTAGGCTATACACATTTGCAAGCAATGCGTGTGTGGATCTGTTTGCTAGccagctaaattagctagctagcttgcgtCACTTACTAGTCGCAGAGCTGGCTTAGTGATTATTATCCATAGTTTCCAGCATGTGGACACAGGTCTTGCAGAGGAGTCTAAAATATGGTTCAACTAACAAGTGTTGAGCTAGGAAAATATTCTGAATGAAATGAAAATTGCCCACAATTCAACTCTCATTTATAATGAGAGGGACACAgctagatatacagttgaagtcagaagtttatatacaccttagccaaagatatttaaactcagttttttacaattcctgacatttaatactagtaaaaattccctgtctcaggtcagttaggatcaccactttattttaagaatgtgataatgtcagaataatagtagagggaaggatttatttcagcttttatttctttcatcacattcccagtgggtcagcagtttacatacactcaattagtatttggtagcattgcctttaaattgtttaacttgggtcaaacgtttctggtagccttccacaagcttcccacaataagttgggtggattttggcacattcctactgacagagctgccgtaactgagtcaggtttttaggcctccttgctcgcacacgctttttcagttctgcccacaaattttctataggattgaggtcaggggtttgtgatgaccactctaataccttgactttgttgtccttaagccattttgcaacaactttggaagtatgcttggggtcattgtccatttggaagacccatttgcgaccaagctttaacttgactgatgtcttgatgttgcttcaatatatccacataattttcctatctcatgacgccatctattttgtgaagtgcaccagtccctcctgcagcaaagcactcacacaacatgatgctgccacccccgtgcttcacggttgggatggtgttcttcagcttgcaagcctcccccttttcctccaaacataacgatggtcattatggccaaacagttctatttttgtttcatcagaccggaggacatttctccaaaaagtaagatctttgtccccatgtgcagttgcaaaccgtagtctggatttgttatggcggttttggagaggtggcttattccttgctgagcggcctttcaggttatgtcgatataggacttgttttactgtggatatagatacttttgtacctgtttcctccagcatcttcacaaggtcctttgctgttgcacttttcgcactaaagtatgttaatctctaggagacagaacgcgtctccttcctgagcggtatgacggctgtgtggtccatggtgtttataattgcgtactattgtttgtacagataaacgtggtaccttcaggcatttggaaatttctcccaaggatgaaccagacttgtagaggtcaacaattttctttctgaggtcttggctgatttcttttgattttcccatgatgtcaagcaaagaggcactgagtttgaaggtaggccttgaaatacatccaccggtacacctccaattgactcaaaagatgtaaattagcctatcagaagcttctaaagccatgacatacttttctggaattgtccaagctgttttaaaggcacagtcaacttcgtgtatgtaaacttctgaccctcagccacacacacacacacacacacacacacacacacacacacacacacacacacacacacacacacacacacacacacagtccggcTTAGTTGATAAAAAACAAGAGTCTGCAGCTCTGAGGGCTCTGGTTAGCACTCATCGATCCCTCGACCCCGCGTGTCGTGAAAAAAAGTCCCCAATTTAAAAACTTTTTCCGGTCAGTAGTTTATAGATGACTGCGAAGCATACACATTCATCAGGCTGTCACATAACCTGGGTGGGGTTCATTAGGCACGAAACAGAAACAAtttactgaaacagggagggactccCTTTACATGTCCAATATTTTCCCCCCCCGGTTGCGTAATGTTTTCCAATGTGAGCCCTAATAAACAGGGCCCTGGTACTGATAACCTGAGAACAACAGTGAGGAAAACTTACTTCCAGACGATGGCGTTCTCGCTGGCCTTGTACTTGGCCTTGCCCTTCATGCAGATCACCTGGACCCCGCTGGTGTTGAGAGGAGTGGGGATGCGCACCTGGGTAGTAAAAACGTGGAAAAAGACATTCAGTGCAGTGGATCCATTCCCCATCTACAAACACTCATTCATTAGTTTATGGGTAAGACCAAGGTTGCATCCCGAAATGGCTATGTTGAGCACTACTACAAAAGTAGGTTATTTCAGGACTTTTACCTGACCACACGACCTGACCATGATGACCACGACCTGGTCAGGTACTGTGCCCAAAGCTCTATGCTCATATGGTACCCCTAAATCCCTCTGTAGCCATACCTCAATCTTCTGAGCCAGAAGCGAGGGCTTGAAGTTGGACTTAATGACCACCTTGACTTCAAGCTTGGTGCGACCCACCTCCCTGACAAGGGGGATGACACGGAAGGGTAGGATGATGTCCTTGGTGGTGCGGTACCTGTGGAGaagaggcaaacacacacacacacaaaacggaCACAAGGTCAGagcctgtgtgtgaatgtgtgtgtgcgtgtgtccgtaTCACACAAGCTCGTTACCTCATGAGTTCACACTCTCCGTCCGGAGGAATGAAGCTGATGCTGCGCTCAGCGTCAAACTTGCTGAGACGCACACACTGGTGGAATGTACAGTCGTCAATGGCTATGGATTGCTTACCGCCACCACCGCCACTAAGAGGGagataaagaagagagggagggagagaaagagaaaggtgtTTAAAGGGGACAagagggccacacacacactggaggggAAACCTAGCCTAATCATAATACACAGACATTAAAATGTCTGTGTATTACAAAATGGATGACAGTGAGATTAACTTCTAACACAAATTTACAAAGAGTATGAATTTCAAATTAGAGCTGATGCACACATTGAACTCCTTCATACTGaaatccacaaacacacacaaaacagataCAAATTGCCTGGTCAGTCTGACTTGCATGCCATGTCGCGTTCAGAAGGATGCAACATTTGATTATGAACACTACATCCAATTCTACATGTCAGAAAATCAGACACACAACATTGCTCTGTAGTGAACACAACCACGTGTAGACAAAACGATGGACAGACGCACACAGAGGCAGATTGAGGCAGactgaggatggagagagcagtCTGACCGAGTGAGTGATGTACGCTACCTGCCCCCCAAATCACTGAGGTccagcacagagagagggagaaaataaaaacacaaatcaAGGGGGGAACACACAGAGCTTGACACTGACACTTAAAATATTAGCACTCTAAACATAATGCCAGGAAATAAAAAACTTCATAAAAAAGGTGATGGAAAATGATgaacaaagtttttaaaaatccacactgttatgttacagccttattctaaaatggatcaaataaaaatattcctcaatctagacacaattccccaaaatgacaaagtgaaaacaggctgAGAAATTGTTGcgcatttattacaaataaaaaaaatgaaattccttatttacataagtattcagaccctttgctatgagactaaattGAGGTAagatcctgcttccattgatcatccttgagatgtttcaacaacttgattggagtctacctgtgttaaattcaattaattggacatgatttggaaaggcacacacctgtctatattaaggtcccacagttgacagtgcatgtcagagcaaaatccaagccatgaggttgaaggaattgtccgtatagctccgagacaggattgtgttgaggcacagatctagggaagggtacctaaaaatgtctgccgcattgaaggtccccaagaacacagtggcctccatcattcttaaatggaagaagtttggaaccaccaagactattcctagagctggccgcccggccaaactgggcaatAGCTGGATAATGGCCttgcaagaacccgatggtcactctgacgttcctctgtggagattggagaaccttccagaagaaccaccaatcaggcctttatggtagagttctAAAATCCTAAAacgtctaaaacctgttttctctttgtcgttatggtgtattgtgtgtagattgatgaggggaaaaaacgatttaatcagttttagcctggtcccagatctgttgtgttCTTGCCAAATCCATTGATGTCATTGGCAAGCCAAACATTgtggaaacaggaggcacctgagctcaatttcgagtctcatagcaaagggtctgaatacttatgtaaataaggcatttccactgtttatttttaataaattagcaaaaaaaaacatttgaactgtttttgctttgtcattatggggtattgtgtgtagattgatgagggaaacttattatttaatcagttttagaataaggctgtaacgtaacaaaatgtggaaatagtcaaggggtgtctgaatactttccgaatgcactgtatatattttttagaccagaggaaagagttcctcctactggcccttcaacaccacttccagcagcatctggtctcctatCCAgtgaccaaccctgcttagcttcagaggcaagccagcagtgggatgcaggatggtatgctgctggcaaatcAATCAAATAGAAATATACAAAGCCGGCCACACCCGTTGCCCCCTCACCTTTTGCCCGCCGCCTCCTCGGAGGCGCCCCCCTTGCCCTGTTTGTCGATGACGATCTTGTCGTTCATGCCAAATTTGCACTCCGGCATGCCGCTCAGGTAGCTTTTCATCACCACGCGGCCTGAGACGTGGGCGCTCAGCACCTGGCCTgatttgagcagaggaagaggttACCACGGAGAAACACGGAAGGCAGGTAACCGGTTCAGGACAGCTGTCAAGGAGTGGTTTACACATTAAAAACAGGCAGGGGGCGGCCTCTAGTGGCCACACTGGCACTATACCACTCCGCTAAATTTGCATTCATCgtcatatttatttaactaggcaagtcagttaagaacaaattcttatttacaatgacagcctagcggagaacagtgggttaactgccttgttcaggggcagaacaacagatatttaccttgtcagctcggtgattcgatccagcaacctttcggttactggcccaacgctctaaccactaggctacctgtcgccacgaaatataacaaatatattggcacccttgcacttttcttataattccctatttcttctaaAATGTTTGGTTTAATGTTATTGGATTTTtaacattgcagaaccaatttCGGTGTTACACACAggatttttttgtttcatttttgtattgtaatttcagaaaatgtccataatatatctgcagtaatagtgtaatgatagtgtttcacaggtGTTACTTAAccaccagtgttgtgattggctgtgatattggcctattgatttctcccgccgaagcggcatctgttgtcaaaatgggaaagctgttccgactttgtggctgtgttatctagcggaaatcgctctgtcatttcgatttagatggtacaatgattccctacagtATTCAGTGCTTGATTTCTCACATAAACAGAAATTGAGCATACAGTGTAGACTTTTAGCAACCTGGATATTACACAGGattttccactagataacacagccagaaAGTGAGAACAGCTTTCCCATTTGTACAACAGATGCCGCTTTGGCGGGAGGACTCAATAGGCAAaaatcacagccaatcacaacactggcacCTTTAAGTCTACACTTTTAATTGTGGGGTTGCTATGCTGCCTCTGGTACCTGGGGTCTTGAAAGTGTGCAAGAcatcatgaaatcagcagattatcaaggtgttttggagtCCAATGTTCAAACCAGTGTCCAGACACTGGGTCTCCATCgaaggttgtgggtcttccagcaggacacaTATCAAAAAGCACCCAGGAATGGTTCAAATCACATCCAAAACCCATGGTGAGATCTGGTGGAGGGCACCTCTCAAAAAATAATTAGAGCAGTTTGTTGCTGCCAAATTGATAGCAGAAAGGTACAGCAAGCTCATTGAAGCGTTTGTCTGCAGTAatcttggccaaaggctgtgcaaccaagtactagctccgGGGTGCCACCaattttgtccatgccatttgtctttattttctaaattgaGTTTACAAAAATGCACTTGGTTCTGCAATGCTGAAAATCCAATAACATGGTGTGGAGACCAAAAGTGTTTTTccatttcaacttattttagaagaaatagggacatttttacaaaaaaagcACAAGGTTGACAATATATTTGGCCGCGACTTTAAAGTGTAGTTGCCTCGTCTTTGTAATGTGAGATCGTGATAGATCATTGGATCACTGACCTGGTCTAGTCTTGGTGATTGTATATTGTGCATAtatagtgagctccaaaagtattggacaGTGTCACATActatgttgttttggctctgtactccagcactatGAATTTGAAACattacaatgactatgaggttaacgtGCAGACTGTCTTTTTCATCCATTTcgagtgaaccgtttagaaattacagtacTTTTTGCACATAGTCCCCCgtgaaagtattgggacaaattcacttatatgtgtattaaagtagtcagaaGTTTagcatttggtcccatattcctagcacgcaatgactacatcaagattGTGACTCCACAAACTTGTTTGATTTTTGTGcccaatacaaatgaacagtaaataatgtattttgtcatttcggagtcccttttattgtaaataagaatagaaagtgtttctaaacacttcaacattaatgtggatgctaacatagtgaataatgatgagtgagagagaCGCAGAAAtatcataacccccccccccaaaaaaatgctaacctgttctgttattgtaatggtgagagctttagcatgtcttgggggtatgatatttgtaagtctaactttctcactcatctttattcacgattcattcaggactatccgtcatcatggtagcatccacattaatgtaaaagtgtttagaaacatattcttatttacaataaaagtaactccaaaatgacaatacagttgaagtcggaagtttacatacacttaggttggagtcattaaaactagtttttcaaccactccaaacatGTCCAATAGAATGTATTAATTCAAGCAAGGCCCAAGACCCGAGTCCAGTGTACGTTTGTCTTTGTTGATTTGTTTCAGTACACCAGTGTTACAAAGTCTTTgctgcaaaacacacacatcggTATTACCTTGTGGAGACATCAGCAGGTTGACGCTCTCCAGC is drawn from Salvelinus sp. IW2-2015 unplaced genomic scaffold, ASM291031v2 Un_scaffold990, whole genome shotgun sequence and contains these coding sequences:
- the LOC112069338 gene encoding AP-2 complex subunit mu, encoding MIGGLFIYNHKGEVLISRVYRDDIGRNAVDAFRVNVIHARQQVRSPVTNIARTSFFHVKRSNIWLAAVTKQNVNAAMRSDLSHLKMCDVMTAYFGKISEENIKNNFVLIYELLDEILDFGYPQNSETGALKTFITQTGIKSQSKEEQSQITSQVTGQIGWRREGIKYRRNELFLDVLESVNLLMSPQGQVLSAHVSGRVVMKSYLSGMPECKFGMNDKIVIDKQGKGGASEEAAGKSGGGGGKQSIAIDDCTFHQCVRLSKFDAERSISFIPPDGECELMRYRTTKDIILPFRVIPLVREVGRTKLEVKVVIKSNFKPSLLAQKIEVRIPTPLNTSGVQVICMKGKAKYKASENAIVWKIKRMAGMKESQISAEIELLPTNDKKKWARPPISMNFEVPFAPSGLKVRYLKVFEPKLNYSDHDVIKWVRYIGRSGIYETRC